The Diospyros lotus cultivar Yz01 chromosome 15, ASM1463336v1, whole genome shotgun sequence genome has a window encoding:
- the LOC127791597 gene encoding uncharacterized protein LOC127791597, with translation MNEEYGDAAATIRLYDNRFASDGHSDPRTGWDSNQGAIAGVHDDVYQTTLGEEGSEGDEEMNEMLEGVKEDNREISVPALRRLTNSKIIKNAGGDINRMKGNVDSCKKFLGDVRFLIQGSLQENLQKAKEKNNGPQFDDDDEIEEIQHFTTKDGKSGSSASSKGKRKIGEMTSFFKYGVQDSKQPSIKACVQSKERWHVIDMAIALWFYDACIPTNAVNSPFFQKAVDKIASMGHGYKAPNYHALRVNLLRDAKTQIKLIIDSFRSHWAEVRCTIMGDGWTDTRQRPLINFLVYCSKGLSFTKFVDASNFITDAETLCNLFAEIVEFVGPNNVVHIVTDNGANYKAAGRKLSERYPTIRWSPCAAHCINLIMKDMLKMNDVKNVATLASNVTVFIYDHKWTLN, from the exons ATGAATGAAGAATATGGAGATGCAGCTGCAACAATTCGGCTCTACGATAACCGATTTGCAAGC GACGGTCACTCAGATCCAAGAACAGGTTGGGACTCAAATCAGGGAGCAATTGCAGGGGTTCATGATGATGTTTACCAGACAACACTCG GGGAAGAAGGTAGTGAAGGAGATGAGGAGATGAATGAGATGCTTGAAGGAGTAAAGGAGGATAACAGGGAGATATCTGTGCCTGCATTAAGAAGACTGACCAATAGCAAGATTATCAAG AATGCAGGAGGAGACATTAACAGAATGAAGGGAAATGTTGACTCTTGTAAAAAATTTCTAGGAGATGTGAGGTTTTTGATTCAAGGGTCACTACAAGAAAACTTGCAAAAGGccaaagaaaagaataatgGGCCtcaatttgatgatgatgatgagattGAAGAGATCCAACATTTTACAACTAAAGATGGTAAAAGTGGTAGTTCTGCATCCtctaaaggaaagagaaaaattggagaGATGACATCATTTTTCAAGTATGGAGTTCAAGATTCTAAACAACCTTCCATTAAGGCTTGTGTGCAAAGTAAAGAAAGATGGCATGTCATTGACATGGCAATTGCTTTATGGTTTTATGATGCATGTATTCCAACAAATGCAGTGAATTCTCCATTTTTTCAGAAAGCAGTTGACAAAATAGCTAGTATGGGCCATGGATACAAGGCTCCTAATTATCATGCATTGCGTGTTAATTTATTGAGGGATGCAAAGACACAAATCAAGCTAATTATTGATTCTTTTCGATCACATTGGGCTGAAGTCAGATGCACAATTATGGGTGATGGATGGACAGATACTAGGCAAAGGCCGTTGATTAACTTTTTGGTGTATTGTTCAAAGGGCCTATCATTCACCAAGTTTGTTGATGCCTCAAATTTCATAACGGATGCTGAAACATTATGTAATCTTTTTGCAGAGATTGTTGAGTTTGTTGGTCCAAATAATGTGGTTCATATAGTGACAGACAATGGTGCTAATTATAAAGCTGCTGGGAGGAAACTTTCAGAGAGATATCCTACTATTCGATGGTCTCCATGTGCTGCTCATTGTATCAATTTGATTATGAAAGATATGTTAAAGATGAATGATGTGAAAAATGTTGCTACTTTAGCTTCAAATGTCACTGTTTTCATCTACGATCACAAATGGACCTTGAATTAG
- the LOC127791598 gene encoding uncharacterized protein LOC127791598 has product MRPSWKEIVCPGATRFATTFIALKSLHDHKDHLQALVVSDGYKTFLKMPKGREVKQIVLDERFWNNSLIFVRIMTPLIRLLRICDSDEKPSLGYVYDGMYRARKGIKNLFKGRKTLYRPYTALIKGRWDRMLRHDLHAATYWFNPVFQYDQENSYKKPEIMRGVLDVIDKQKLVDEILFFRDKEQGFSRDLAITSCRTIRPDDWWKIFGYDALTLQKLAIRILSQTSSLSGRECNWSVFERIHSKKRNRLEHQRLNDLVYVHYNLRLQNRSKVDKKSYDPVDYESINETKFWILEEEEEGELDIDELEGMTEEHPKNDENNEDAEFMVLDEDNEDGKGGASLEEDENNEEDWLQYPL; this is encoded by the exons ATGAGGCCTAGTTGGAAAGAGATAGTTTGTCCAGGAGCTACTCGCTTTGCCACAACATTTATTGCATTAAAGAGTTTACATGATCACAAAGATCACCTGCAAGCTTTGGTGGTAAGTGATGGCTATAAAACATTTCTTAAGATGCCAAAAGGTAGAGAAGTTAAGCAAATTGTTTTAGATGAAAGATTCTGGAACAATAGCTTAATCTTTGTCAGAATAATGACACCTTTGATACGCCTTTTGCGCATTTGTGATTCTGATGAAAAACCATCATTAGGGTATGTTTATGATGGAATGTATAGGGCTCGTAAAGggataaaaaatttattcaaaggaaGGAAGACTTTGTACAGGCCTTATACCGCATTGATCAAGGGACGATGGGATAGAATGTTACGCCATGATCTTCATGCTGCAACATATTGGTTCAATCCAGTTTTTCAATATGATCAAGAAAATTCTTACAAAAAGCCAGAAATTATGAGAGGAGTTTTGGATGTAATTGATAAGCAAAAACTAGTTGATGAGATTCTATTTTTTCGAGATAAAGAGCAAGGTTTTTCACGAGATTTGGCTATTACAAGTTGCAGGACTATTAGACCCG atGATTGGTGGAAGATATTTGGTTATGATGCGCTAACTTTGCAAAAGTTGGCAATAAGAATTCTTAGTCAAACATCTTCTTTGTCTGGACGTGAATGcaattggagtgtgtttgagCGTATACATAGtaaaaagagaaatagattAGAACATCAAAGGCTCAATGACTTGGTATATGTTCATTACAATTTGCGTTTGCAAAATAG gTCTAAAGTTGACAAAAAATCTTATGACCCTGTTGATTATGAATCAATCAACGAAACTAAGTTTTGGATattagaagaagaggaagaaggcgAACTTGACATTGATGAGCTAGAGGGTATGACTGAAGAACATccaaaaaatgatgaaaacaatGAAGATGCTGAATTTATGGTACTTGATGAAGACAATGAAGATGGCAAAGGTGGTGCTTCactagaagaagatgaaaataatgaagaagatTGGTTGCAATATCCATTATGA